A region of the Numenius arquata chromosome 2, bNumArq3.hap1.1, whole genome shotgun sequence genome:
GGATGCTTTTCCTACACCAGGAAAGCCCAGGCTACTCCCATCCTTGCACGTAGGCATGTGCCCCATGGGAGCACCTGTGGGAGAAGGCACAAAACGGCCAGTGTGTCATAGGAGAAGACCCAAAATGGCTAGTGTGCCACAGGCTCATGCCTCCAGCACTGCAGGATCCGACTGTCCCTGGGTTGTCCCCTGGGGCTGTTCTCCCCTGGTGACACTCACCTgtgcagaggaaggagctggcAGTTGCAGTGGAAAGGCACATCCCTCAGGTTGAGGATCTCCAGCCCTGTGAAGTTGCTCATGTCCGGGATGTTGCTCATTTTGTTGCTCTCTAGGAAGAGGCTTCTGATCTTGGGACCCAGGCCAGCAAAGGCACCAGGGGAAATCTGCAACAAAGCAAGGGTGAGTCAGGGGGTCCTGATGGAGGCAGGGGAGCAAATCTCTGCCCTTGCACTGCTTATCAGCCTGGGGGGCTGAGAGAGCCTGTCCTGAACCAGCCCTGTGAAAGAGCTATTTTAAACAGTAGCATACGTCCTTGGGGACTGTTAATTAACTCAACCAGTTTTGGTTGCATTTTGGCACTCATTAGATCCTGCTCAGTCTTCCTGGAAAGAAGGTGTCATGCAGGAGGTCTTAGAGCAATCCCTGGGCTCTGTTAATGGTGGATGGTCCTCACAAGAGTGGTGCTAACACTGCTTTCTTTAGCGAATAGAGGAGTTCAGGGTAATAGCAGTGAAAGGTCCCACAAGAGAACTCAGATAAAGGCAGGGAAACCATGGTTAGGGCTGGGGAAAGGGAGTGGTTTGTGGAATGATCTTGACTTCAGTGAAAGTGGGGTGTCTTTAAGGACCGAAGGGAGTGAGGCTGCCCCGGAGTGGCTGGGGGACAGGTTGGAGCAAGACAACACTCAGGCAGAGCCTGAGGAAGCCTCTTCTGGCCAGGCTCTGGAGCATCTCCTGAGGCCTTGGGAGTTTGGGGGACATTAATTCAGATGCCCCTTTGGGGCCACCAGCCTTGGGCACTGGAATAAGATGGGACCTATGGCTATGGCTATGCCCCTGCCCCTCAGGGGTCCCCTGCCACACGCACCCGCTCCAGGCCCATGTTGTCCAGGTAGAGGTGCTGCAGGCTGGAGGCCACCGGCAGGAAGGCGCCATCCCCCACATGCTTGATGGGGTTTTGTGACAGCTTCAGCTCGCTCAGGGCGGGCAGGCCCCGCAGGGCTGATGTGGGTACCTCCACCAGGCGGTTTCCCTCCAGGTGCAGCTTCTCCAGCATCTTGGTGGGAGCCAGGGCAGTGGGGGCGATGTGCTTGATGGCATTCCCAGCGAGGTAGAGccagcgcagccccccagccccagccaggtcaccctctgccagctccctgaTGGCGTTGTGTTGCAGGTGGAGGGAGATGAGGTTGGGAAGAAGCTGGAAGGTGCCCGCGGGCAGGTGGGTGAAGGCGTTGTGGTCCAGGTCGAGGTAGGTGAGCCGCGGTGCCCCCTCGAAGGCAGCAGCTGCCAAGGCGGACAGGTGGTTGTTGGTGAGGTAGAGGTAGACCAGAttctccagcccctgcagtgcGCCAGGCTGCAGCGCCTTGATGCCGCAGCTCTGCAGATGGAGGGACACCAGCTCCTTCAGGCCAGGGAAGGAGCCTGGTGGCACCATCCCGAAGGCGTTTCGGTGTAGGTCGAGGAGGCGGGTGTCTGCTGGGAAACCCCGGGGAATCACCTGAAGGTCCCTGTTCTCGCAGGACCCATGACGGAAATCAGGGGAGCAGGAGCAACCCTGGGGGCACTGCCCACTGCTGGCCACCCTCGGCTGCTCCAAGGgcacagtggggctggggggtggccgGGGGCGGCCACATCTCATCTCGGGGGGCCTCAGGGAGTCAAGGGGCCGGCCACGGAGGGCAGGGGGTGCGGTGCAGGACCCCTCTGCCTGCACCTGTGACCGCGCCAGCCAGTCATGGAAGGGACGTaagaggcaggagcagagcagggggttCCCAGCCAGGCTGACCTttgccagccccccagccccggccaggGGTGGCAGCCCCTGCAGCTGGTTCTCACGGAGGTCCAGCGTGCGCAGCTGAGGGCTGCGGACAAAGGCGTCAGGTGCcacatcctggagggcagcaTGGTCCAGGAAGAGGTGCTTCAGGGAAGCCATGGCCAGGGCCTCCTCAGCGATGTAGGTGATGGGATTGTGGCCCAGGTCCAGTCGGgtagccccatccagcctggccagggccTCACTGGGCAGTGCCTGCAGCTCATTGTGGTCCAGGCTCAGCCtgcgcagggcaggcagagcagcaAAGGCTTCACTGCCCAGGACATGGAGGGCATTGTGGGACAGCCGGAGCCATCTGAGGACCTGCAGACCCTGGAAGACCATGTCTGGGAGGTAGACCAAGGCATTCGCCCTCAGGTCAAGGACAGTGAGTGACCCCAGACGGCCAAAGGCACCTGGCTGGATCTCCTCAATACGATTCCCCTCCAGAatgagctgctggagggaggaCAGCCCATCCAGGGACTCCTGGTAGAGGAGGGCTATGCCATTGGAGGCCAGGTTGAGGTAgaccagcctccccagcccccggAAAGCCccttcctccagcctctccaCCTTGCAGCGCTGCAGGTCCAAGTGCGTGAGGTATGGGGTGTCGAGGAAGGCTCCCGCTGGGATTACTGTGAAGCTGTTGCCCCGAAGGTCCAGTTTTTTGGTGAGCTGTCGGTCACACAAATAAACGCTGAGTTACCCCAGAGCTGccatccccacctcctcttccccccatcccctgcctgtccttttGCCCACCTGCGGGATGGTTCTGGGGATGGCTGTCAGGTTCCCATTGAGGCAGAGGACTTGGGCACGGAGGTTGTCGCAGACGCAGGGTCTGGGGCAGCGGGCGGCAGCCATACCCCCGAGCCCCAGGGCCACTGTGAACAGGAGGAGCCCCCAGGAGAACTTCATGGCGGAGGGCATCTGCGACCAAGGAGAGATGGCAGTGAGACCAGGAGAGGGGCCAGGGTCCCATGTGTCCCCAGACAGCATCGCCTACAGGTACTGGGTGCCATAGGGGCCATTGCTGTGACCTAGTGGGGCAGGTCTCACCGTCTCGTGCTCTCACCCTGTGATTTTACAGGTTATaaatgaagaagaggagaagaagaagaaaagaaatatctagGACAGAAAGTGAAGGTCACAGCCAGCAGGTCTCTACTTGGAAAGAGCTTTTACCCTGGTTATCTAAACTCCCCGGGGGAGGGTTGGGAGGACCTGGGAGGGGCTTGGCAGGAGCACAGGGCCACTCGTGGGGAAGTGGCTTGTGGCAGACACCCCTCTCTTTTTCTATCACTAGCTTAGAATTGTCATGATCTGTATAGAGTATCAATACTCCTCCTACAACcgaagcttttatttttgtaagacAAGCAGGTATAGCTATCCAGGAGATGTGATCGCactggctttctgagctgccaccTTCCTTTTGATTGCAAATGTCCCATCTCTGCCACCCTGGCCACCTtccagccctgtgccccccaccctgcaCGCTCCCTGCTTCCACTCCCCTCCAAGCTATTCATAGCAGCTTTTGGAATAGATCTCCACTGTTTAGCTGCAGGAAGGATGGGTTGGTTTTGGCCAGGCGGGAGGGAGCCCCTGGGGTGGAGGTGCCAGAGAGGGGCCAAggttggggagcagcagcagtggcgTCTACAACGCTCAAACCCATGGGGGGCCACCATGGTGCCCATCCCTTTGCCCACCTTCCCCCATGGTCCCAtgttcctgcctcctgccaccactgcaggcagccctgcctcagctcccccccacccccgcccttccctccagtgtggcCACCAGTGCGTGCCACCAACACAGTGCCCCAGCTGAGCTCACCTCCCGCACCTGGGCAATGCCACTTGGTGGGCACTGTCCCGCCTCCTCTTCCTGGGGGATCACGCACCTGGGGACTGGGGTACTTGCTCCTCAAGAGGCGGCAAAGAAAGAGGGGAGAGCAGCTCCCCTCGTCCAGCGGCTGCCGAGCTCCTGTGCCGGTGTTTGCTCTCCTCGCACAAGAGAGAGCTGAATGGGCCCCGTTGTGTCGCTTTCCCAGCAGCGCTCACTGGATGGAGCCAGGaacgcaggaggaggaggagaagaaggaagggggggtgggggggaaggaagggtaGAGGACCCCTGGAGAGAAGGCAGTGACCCCGGACATTGCCTTCCCCTTACCTTGCAGGGGGCTGGGGAGCCAAAGCCTGGCACGTCACAGTGTCGGCTCAGCAAAAGCCTGTGTGGGAGCTGCACTTGCTGTTTCCCaagctctgccttttctttcctggctGCATAAGTCACAGGAGCTACGGAGGTGCAGGGCAGAAAGGCGACATCCAGCCAAAATTGCGGTGGTAAACCTAAGCAAAAGGACAGAGGCAGCCGGCAggccgggctgggggggccgTGTCACATTTACAGCCCCCTGTTCTCCTGATTTtacttctctgcttctttcaAAGAGTCCAGGGGTGGCAGTGCCTGTGTGAAACATCATTTGCTTGCAAAAGCCCATGGAGgccttcattttcttccccaacTCTGTCACTTCCCTGTTTCGACTCTGTTTTTCGCTCTCCCAGGGAACGTGAGCAGGTCTGCAGCCTGACAAAAAACTGTTAAGATTTGGTACTGATGTCTCTCTCCCCCTCAAGCTCTTCCCTTAATTCAGCAATCTCAGCTGCCAGAACCAGTATGTCCCATCCCAATCCCACCTGGGGAACTCACTGCCTACAGTGCCAAATCACCATGACCTGTTTTGGGTTCGTGGCTGGCTGACCCCTCCGTGTCTGGCACCGAGTTTGGGGCGAGCTGAGGAGCAACCCCAAAATGAAGCAGCTGGGAACCAGGTGTttgcattcatagaatcatagaattgtctaggttggaagggacctttaagatcatctggtccaaccattaAACATTCGCTTCCAACCTggggcctctgctgctgccttccacTTTCTCTTCATCCCCTGCAGCCTTCCTCCATGGAGGAAGCCCCTCGCTCAGGCTCAGCATCCTTGTGGGATGAGCCACAGCTGGGAGTAAGAAAGGTCTCTAGACCCTCACCGGGCCAAAGCCACATACAGAGATGGGTGACAATGCTCCACTGGTGCCATGGCGGGTAAAGCTCAGGCACCAGCTGGCAATGGTGCCTGTTAGAATGCTTCATGCAGCAGGTGGGGCACAACGTAGCGGTGGTGGGATGTGGGGAGGCAGTCTGCTGGGCACTGGGAAATACCTGCAGCCAAGAGGATTGATTTTTTTAGCCAACCT
Encoded here:
- the CHADL gene encoding chondroadherin-like protein → MKFSWGLLLFTVALGLGGMAAARCPRPCVCDNLRAQVLCLNGNLTAIPRTIPQLTKKLDLRGNSFTVIPAGAFLDTPYLTHLDLQRCKVERLEEGAFRGLGRLVYLNLASNGIALLYQESLDGLSSLQQLILEGNRIEEIQPGAFGRLGSLTVLDLRANALVYLPDMVFQGLQVLRWLRLSHNALHVLGSEAFAALPALRRLSLDHNELQALPSEALARLDGATRLDLGHNPITYIAEEALAMASLKHLFLDHAALQDVAPDAFVRSPQLRTLDLRENQLQGLPPLAGAGGLAKVSLAGNPLLCSCLLRPFHDWLARSQVQAEGSCTAPPALRGRPLDSLRPPEMRCGRPRPPPSPTVPLEQPRVASSGQCPQGCSCSPDFRHGSCENRDLQVIPRGFPADTRLLDLHRNAFGMVPPGSFPGLKELVSLHLQSCGIKALQPGALQGLENLVYLYLTNNHLSALAAAAFEGAPRLTYLDLDHNAFTHLPAGTFQLLPNLISLHLQHNAIRELAEGDLAGAGGLRWLYLAGNAIKHIAPTALAPTKMLEKLHLEGNRLVEVPTSALRGLPALSELKLSQNPIKHVGDGAFLPVASSLQHLYLDNMGLERISPGAFAGLGPKIRSLFLESNKMSNIPDMSNFTGLEILNLRDVPFHCNCQLLPLHRWIDKLNLRVGATCGSPAEARGLKVKLSTTFQTCPGWDRGEVGGASPGKTKAASKPSKKKRSGKLPARGFKKNRA